One Staphylococcus simiae genomic region harbors:
- a CDS encoding metal ABC transporter ATP-binding protein: MLKVKNLAVRYNNGTEALKDVTFNLDSGQIYGIIGPNGAGKSTLLKAIVNLIPHKGSVEFNEHNILKELKNISYVEQKSNIDTSFPMNVLDSVVVGVYPKLKPWQFVTKQMKQQAEEALKQVDMYDFKDRQIDELSGGQFQRVLIARTLIQQTDLILLDEPFVGIDVYSEDIIIDLLHDLVAQGKTILIVHHDLSKVKKYFDGVIIINKSIVAMGPVDEAFTTETLSDAYGTGIFLPSANDSESVGDNSHD; the protein is encoded by the coding sequence ATGTTGAAAGTTAAAAATTTAGCGGTTCGCTATAATAATGGAACGGAAGCACTTAAAGATGTAACGTTTAATTTAGATAGTGGACAAATATATGGGATTATTGGCCCTAATGGTGCTGGGAAATCTACGTTATTAAAAGCAATAGTTAATTTAATACCACATAAAGGCTCAGTAGAGTTTAATGAGCATAATATTTTAAAAGAACTTAAAAATATTTCATATGTAGAACAAAAAAGCAATATTGATACATCATTTCCTATGAATGTCTTAGATAGTGTTGTTGTTGGCGTATATCCTAAATTAAAGCCATGGCAATTTGTAACTAAGCAGATGAAACAACAAGCTGAAGAAGCCTTAAAGCAAGTTGATATGTATGATTTTAAAGATAGACAAATAGATGAATTATCTGGCGGACAATTTCAAAGGGTACTTATTGCTCGTACACTCATTCAACAGACTGATCTTATTTTACTTGATGAACCGTTTGTAGGAATTGATGTTTATAGTGAAGATATTATCATTGATTTATTACATGATTTAGTTGCTCAAGGTAAAACAATTTTAATCGTACATCATGACTTATCTAAAGTGAAAAAATATTTTGATGGTGTCATCATTATTAATAAATCCATTGTGGCAATGGGACCAGTAGATGAAGCATTTACAACAGAAACATTAAGTGATGCATATGGTACGGGCATCTTTTTACCATCAGCAAATGATAGTGAGAGTGTAGGTGATAACAGTCATGATTAA
- a CDS encoding DUF1116 domain-containing protein, translating to MSYQTIDEANQAVIDKMVAAAPFLVDVVPAKDKIPELKEHVLLHAGPPIKYENMTDPMQGSCVGAILFEGWAEDEAGARQLLENGEITLIPCHHVNAVGPMGGITSANMPVLVVENRENGNEAYCQMNEGIGAVLRFGAYNDTVIKRLKWMQDVLGPVLSKAIRQMDEGLNVNVLIAKAIAMGDEFHQRNIAASLAFLKEVAPIITALEDVDQQDRIDVIQFLSDTDQFFLNVAMATGKAMMDAAREIKHGTVVTAMCRNGENFGIRIAGMGDEWFTAPANTPEGLYFTGYSKDDANKDIGDSAITETIGVGGMAMIAAPAVTRFVGTGGFDDALETSNEMMEICLGENPNFVIPTWNFKGACLGIDARKVVETGITPVINTGIAHKIAGYGQIGAGTVHPPIECFEKAITAYAEKLGFNA from the coding sequence ATGAGTTATCAAACAATTGATGAAGCAAACCAAGCAGTCATTGATAAAATGGTGGCAGCTGCTCCGTTCCTAGTAGATGTTGTACCAGCAAAAGATAAGATTCCAGAATTAAAAGAGCATGTCTTACTACATGCAGGTCCTCCAATTAAATATGAAAATATGACTGACCCTATGCAAGGTTCATGTGTCGGTGCCATTTTATTTGAAGGATGGGCTGAAGATGAAGCTGGTGCACGTCAATTATTAGAAAATGGTGAGATTACATTAATACCTTGTCATCACGTTAATGCTGTTGGACCAATGGGTGGTATTACATCAGCAAACATGCCTGTATTAGTTGTTGAAAATAGAGAAAATGGTAATGAAGCATATTGCCAAATGAATGAAGGTATTGGTGCAGTACTACGTTTCGGTGCTTATAATGACACAGTTATTAAGCGTTTGAAATGGATGCAAGATGTTCTAGGTCCCGTACTTAGCAAAGCTATTCGCCAAATGGATGAAGGTTTAAATGTTAATGTATTAATTGCTAAAGCAATTGCCATGGGTGATGAATTCCACCAACGTAATATTGCAGCTTCACTTGCGTTCTTAAAAGAAGTTGCACCAATTATTACAGCATTAGAAGATGTAGATCAACAAGATCGTATCGATGTTATCCAGTTCTTATCAGATACTGATCAATTCTTCTTAAACGTTGCTATGGCAACAGGTAAAGCGATGATGGATGCAGCACGTGAAATTAAACATGGTACGGTTGTAACTGCCATGTGCCGTAATGGTGAAAACTTTGGTATCCGTATTGCTGGTATGGGCGATGAATGGTTTACTGCCCCAGCAAATACACCAGAAGGTTTATATTTCACTGGCTATTCAAAAGATGATGCTAATAAAGATATCGGAGATTCAGCTATCACTGAAACAATTGGTGTTGGTGGCATGGCAATGATTGCTGCACCAGCAGTAACACGCTTTGTAGGTACTGGTGGCTTTGATGATGCTTTAGAAACGAGTAATGAAATGATGGAAATTTGTTTAGGTGAAAATCCTAACTTCGTTATTCCAACATGGAACTTTAAAGGTGCTTGCTTAGGTATTGATGCACGTAAAGTAGTTGAAACAGGTATTACACCAGTAATTAATACAGGTATTGCGCATAAGATAGCTGGTTATGGACAAATTGGTGCGGGTACAGTACATCCACCAATCGAATGTTTCGAAAAAGCAATTACTGCATATGCTGAAAAATTAGGATTCAACGCGTGA
- a CDS encoding DUF2877 domain-containing protein: MILTARSIGKHAQRILSQHPLLTVHSKFNKGFNVITDKDDLIFIGTDDNGMFPFGITVDQQTRDDILQQIEVGSVMTVKHQTIQFANNIQLRWKVAQHELLLQPEVVRLEQLQQAIAQYDFSDFDDSDFSKARMKQVLNALITDDVTVNSEIQYLIGRGQGLTPTGDDILSGILAIHYVTPFIAQHHLDDIAHLLNHQYTTVVSETFLYYAINGEFSSKIIKLLHYPSIETIEQLLQVGSSSGKDTLYGIYLALNMRSEIDNG, encoded by the coding sequence GTGATTTTAACAGCGCGGTCAATTGGAAAACATGCGCAGCGTATATTATCTCAGCACCCATTGTTAACGGTGCATAGTAAATTCAATAAAGGTTTCAATGTTATCACAGATAAGGATGACTTAATCTTTATTGGGACAGATGATAATGGCATGTTTCCATTTGGTATCACGGTAGATCAGCAAACAAGAGACGATATATTACAACAAATTGAAGTCGGAAGTGTGATGACAGTTAAGCATCAGACGATACAATTTGCAAATAACATACAATTACGCTGGAAAGTAGCTCAACATGAACTGTTATTGCAGCCTGAAGTTGTTCGTTTAGAGCAACTTCAGCAAGCAATAGCACAATATGACTTTTCAGATTTTGATGATAGTGATTTTAGTAAAGCACGAATGAAACAAGTATTAAATGCTCTAATAACTGATGATGTAACTGTAAATAGTGAAATACAATATCTAATTGGTAGAGGCCAAGGATTAACACCTACTGGAGATGACATATTATCTGGGATATTAGCAATACACTATGTTACACCTTTTATAGCACAGCATCATCTAGATGATATTGCGCACTTGTTAAATCATCAATATACAACAGTCGTGTCTGAAACTTTTTTATACTATGCCATAAATGGTGAGTTTAGTTCTAAAATTATTAAATTACTACACTATCCATCTATTGAAACTATTGAGCAATTATTACAAGTAGGTTCGTCGTCAGGTAAAGATACTTTGTATGGCATCTACTTGGCACTTAATATGAGGAGTGAGATAGACAATGGGTAA
- a CDS encoding protein-ADP-ribose hydrolase: MIQPETNQQRLFYLTNYMWQELYGDKPLDFPTTFNEQWELYRGLANVRPPHSVSNAYLTIQDELLSNLNEQHVVTINDLQPIEGDNIYLWQGDITRLAVDGIVNAANSALLGCMQANHDCIDNIIHTKAGVQVRLDCHDIITRQGRKESVGKAKLTSAYNLPAQYIIHTVGPQVRKLPVSDMNQNLLAKCYLSCLKLADQQGLHHLAFCCISTGVFGYPQQEAAEIAIHTVRQYLAQTKSTLKVIFNVFKDEDLQIYKEALVNG, encoded by the coding sequence ATGATACAGCCAGAAACTAATCAACAACGTCTTTTTTATTTAACAAACTATATGTGGCAAGAACTTTATGGTGACAAGCCTTTAGATTTCCCAACTACATTTAATGAACAATGGGAATTATACCGTGGTTTGGCAAATGTTAGACCACCACATAGCGTAAGTAATGCGTATTTAACGATTCAAGATGAATTATTATCAAATTTAAACGAGCAACATGTTGTTACAATCAATGATTTGCAACCTATTGAAGGTGACAATATTTATTTGTGGCAAGGTGATATTACTCGTTTAGCAGTAGATGGCATTGTTAATGCAGCCAATAGTGCTTTACTTGGCTGTATGCAAGCTAACCATGATTGCATTGATAATATCATTCATACTAAAGCAGGTGTACAAGTTCGCTTAGATTGTCACGACATTATAACTAGGCAGGGACGTAAAGAAAGTGTTGGTAAGGCGAAATTGACGTCAGCCTATAATTTACCAGCACAATATATTATTCATACAGTAGGCCCTCAAGTACGTAAATTACCAGTATCTGATATGAATCAAAACTTACTAGCTAAATGTTATCTGAGCTGTTTAAAGCTTGCTGACCAACAAGGATTACATCATCTCGCTTTTTGTTGTATTTCGACGGGGGTCTTCGGTTATCCACAACAGGAAGCGGCAGAGATTGCTATTCATACGGTAAGACAATATTTAGCACAAACAAAGAGCACTTTGAAAGTTATTTTTAATGTTTTTAAAGATGAAGATTTACAGATTTATAAGGAGGCGTTAGTTAATGGCTGA
- the arcC gene encoding carbamate kinase gives MGKNIVLALGGNAILQPKQEATYQNQYNNVYSAARRMAELKKVGHNIVITHGNGPQVGNIITQNEIAKDYVEPLPIYACNAESQGFIGFMLEKALKNHLNDMRIDTNVVSLLTMTEVDKDDKAFDNPTKPIGVFFDKEEAEALERQYGYVMSEDAGRGYRRVVPSPEPLVIHGVEQIKTLIDHQAIVISSGGGGIPVYKDDKGDIQGVEAVIDKDRSGLKLAEQVDADVFMMLTDVSNVYINYGKMNEEKLETITVSQAKQYVDEGQFPAGSMLPKMEAAIRFAENGKEAIICSLDDAIEAAEGKAGTRVVAD, from the coding sequence ATGGGTAAAAATATAGTGTTAGCACTAGGTGGTAATGCAATTTTACAACCTAAACAAGAAGCTACATATCAAAATCAATATAATAATGTATATTCAGCTGCTCGTAGAATGGCAGAATTGAAAAAAGTTGGACATAATATTGTCATTACACATGGTAATGGTCCACAAGTTGGAAATATTATTACACAAAATGAAATTGCGAAAGATTATGTTGAACCTTTACCGATTTATGCTTGTAATGCTGAATCACAAGGGTTTATTGGTTTCATGTTAGAAAAAGCTTTAAAAAATCATTTAAATGATATGCGTATTGATACTAATGTTGTTAGTTTATTAACAATGACTGAAGTAGATAAAGACGATAAAGCATTTGATAATCCAACTAAACCAATTGGTGTCTTCTTTGATAAAGAAGAAGCTGAAGCATTAGAACGTCAATATGGTTACGTGATGTCAGAAGATGCTGGTAGAGGTTATCGTCGTGTAGTTCCTTCACCAGAACCTTTAGTTATTCATGGTGTTGAACAAATCAAAACATTAATTGATCATCAAGCTATCGTTATTTCATCAGGTGGTGGCGGTATTCCTGTCTATAAAGATGATAAAGGTGATATCCAAGGTGTTGAAGCGGTGATTGATAAAGACCGTTCAGGTTTAAAATTAGCTGAACAAGTTGATGCTGACGTCTTTATGATGTTAACAGATGTTTCTAATGTTTATATTAACTATGGTAAAATGAACGAAGAAAAATTAGAAACGATTACTGTATCACAAGCAAAACAATACGTAGACGAAGGACAATTCCCAGCAGGTAGTATGTTACCTAAAATGGAAGCTGCTATTCGTTTTGCTGAAAATGGCAAAGAAGCGATAATCTGTTCTTTAGATGATGCTATTGAAGCAGCAGAAGGTAAAGCAGGTACACGTGTAGTTGCAGATTAG
- a CDS encoding YqeG family HAD IIIA-type phosphatase, with protein sequence MFNLKKYKNNFFPDAYADSVNDIDFQKIYDLGYRGIIFDIDSTLVPHGAEVTKDIELLFEEIHAIGLQTLFLSNNSDERIALFNKNIQTQYIPMANKPNTINYYKALDMLDMAPSKVIVIGDQIFTDILGANRSGIKSIMVKYLLHEGETTIGKKRKVEHALLSLFKLQQYVSTMTLPVMKKTKEKKRLSERSPLLYQAAVTKETLRRHLGNKLSKEVFATHQQTQLLPNQIYSYTSNLIKTGKGIDPELQYNKAYNIDKSAAKINGIVIRPGETFSFWKLVGKVNKKNGYKDGRVIVNNQVQAGTGGGLCNLANTINLLILHSPLTITEFHHHSDALAPEQGERKPLSNGTSVSYNYVDYCFKNETNQAMQLCLWVADNQLHATLRSEEPIPYEYDIVEEQHRFDKENDKYYRKSQIYKVTKNKTSGKLLDKTLVWDNRSEVMYDYDLIPQSQIVNH encoded by the coding sequence GTGTTTAATTTGAAGAAGTATAAAAATAATTTTTTCCCAGATGCTTATGCTGATAGTGTTAATGATATAGACTTTCAAAAAATATATGATTTGGGTTATCGTGGCATTATTTTTGATATTGATAGTACACTTGTGCCACATGGTGCAGAAGTGACTAAAGATATAGAGTTATTATTTGAAGAGATTCATGCCATTGGTCTACAAACATTATTTTTATCTAATAATAGTGATGAACGTATTGCACTATTCAATAAGAATATTCAAACACAATATATTCCGATGGCGAATAAACCAAATACAATTAATTATTATAAAGCACTAGATATGCTAGATATGGCACCTTCAAAAGTTATTGTGATTGGTGATCAAATATTCACAGATATTTTAGGAGCGAATCGTAGTGGGATTAAAAGTATTATGGTGAAATATTTATTACATGAAGGCGAAACAACTATTGGTAAAAAGAGAAAAGTAGAACATGCATTGTTGAGTCTTTTTAAGCTGCAACAGTATGTTTCAACAATGACATTACCAGTGATGAAAAAAACGAAAGAGAAAAAACGTTTGAGTGAAAGAAGCCCATTATTATATCAAGCAGCTGTTACAAAAGAAACATTGCGTCGTCATCTAGGTAATAAATTAAGTAAGGAAGTGTTTGCGACACATCAACAAACACAATTATTACCTAATCAAATTTATTCATACACATCCAATTTAATTAAGACGGGTAAAGGTATTGATCCAGAGCTTCAATACAATAAAGCATACAATATTGATAAATCGGCAGCTAAAATAAATGGGATTGTTATACGACCTGGGGAGACATTTTCATTTTGGAAGCTTGTAGGTAAAGTTAATAAGAAAAACGGCTATAAAGATGGACGTGTCATTGTTAACAATCAAGTTCAAGCGGGAACGGGTGGTGGCTTATGTAACCTAGCTAATACGATTAATTTACTCATTTTACATAGTCCGTTAACCATTACAGAATTTCATCATCATTCAGATGCATTAGCGCCGGAACAAGGTGAAAGAAAGCCGTTAAGTAATGGTACATCTGTATCTTATAATTATGTAGATTATTGTTTTAAAAATGAGACAAACCAGGCAATGCAATTATGTTTATGGGTAGCAGATAATCAACTTCATGCCACTTTACGTTCGGAAGAACCTATTCCATATGAATATGACATAGTCGAAGAGCAACATCGTTTTGACAAAGAAAATGACAAATATTATAGAAAATCACAAATCTATAAAGTAACTAAAAATAAGACTTCAGGTAAATTGTTAGATAAAACTTTGGTATGGGATAACCGTTCAGAAGTCATGTATGATTACGACTTAATTCCACAATCACAAATTGTAAATCATTAA
- a CDS encoding LLM class flavin-dependent oxidoreductase: MVKLSVLDYTVIDEGKDAESALQDSLNVAQLADKLGYSRIWFTEHHNVPAFACGSPELMIMQTLSQTTHIRVGSGGVMLPHYSPYKVAEQFRMLEALYPNRVDLGIGNNPGTAVVRRALDGDHPQYEDYHQSIEQLRQYLTTSSPTNTNTAIAQPEIKHTPEMWLLSGSTTSATFAATQGMGLAVGTFLLPDEDKIMAAQRNVALYRQQFQMTALTMQPSVAVTAFVVVADSDEEVAQLQRTLDVWLLGKENFAEFDRFPSFETAQQYQLTERDKEMIATNRARIIAGTKDEVATKLDQFVAHFDADEVIVAPLIPGVKARMRTLELLADIYL, from the coding sequence TTGGTTAAGTTAAGTGTATTAGATTATACAGTTATTGATGAAGGGAAAGATGCTGAATCTGCATTGCAAGACTCACTTAATGTCGCACAATTAGCAGACAAATTAGGCTATTCACGTATATGGTTTACTGAACATCATAATGTCCCAGCATTTGCTTGTGGTAGTCCCGAATTAATGATAATGCAGACATTGTCTCAAACAACGCATATTCGTGTTGGTTCAGGTGGTGTTATGTTACCTCATTATAGCCCTTATAAAGTGGCTGAGCAGTTTAGAATGTTAGAGGCGCTTTATCCTAATCGTGTAGATTTAGGTATAGGTAATAATCCAGGTACTGCAGTTGTTAGAAGGGCATTGGATGGAGATCATCCTCAATATGAAGACTATCATCAAAGTATTGAGCAACTTCGACAATACCTTACAACAAGTAGTCCTACAAATACTAACACGGCAATTGCACAACCAGAGATTAAACACACTCCAGAGATGTGGTTGCTGAGTGGCAGTACAACATCAGCAACATTTGCAGCAACACAAGGTATGGGTTTAGCAGTCGGGACATTTTTATTGCCGGATGAAGATAAAATTATGGCAGCACAACGAAATGTGGCATTATATCGTCAACAATTTCAGATGACAGCATTAACTATGCAACCATCTGTTGCGGTAACTGCCTTTGTCGTTGTAGCTGATAGCGATGAAGAGGTTGCTCAACTACAACGTACCCTAGATGTATGGTTATTAGGTAAAGAAAACTTCGCTGAGTTCGATCGTTTTCCTTCATTTGAAACTGCGCAACAGTATCAGTTAACTGAGCGTGATAAAGAAATGATAGCGACTAATCGTGCGCGTATTATAGCAGGAACCAAAGATGAAGTTGCCACAAAGCTTGATCAATTTGTCGCACATTTTGATGCTGATGAAGTGATTGTGGCACCATTGATTCCAGGTGTTAAAGCTCGTATGAGAACGCTAGAATTACTAGCTGACATATATTTATAA
- a CDS encoding CynX/NimT family MFS transporter yields the protein MDQPYKVHRLQENWGLMIAIVLIASTLRAPLTSVGPVIDEIKEVMHINNGIAGILTTIPLLIFAIVSPLVSKVTAKLTMSRTITYAMILLIVALILRVSGDFTLFIVGTILIGIAIAFGNVMLPSYIKWYFPLQIGVTTGIYSGTMNFTAGVGGGLSVPLSEMSPLGFRLSLSFWVILAVLALILWLPRAKNGIKLEQQTAAATEKENVKKVNITKSKLAWLVALTMGFQSMVFYTVVAWVPSILVDRGLSFATAGYLLMLNQFSQVPMTFTFPIIASKLKDQRILVIIITILFLVGFGLFFTQSLTLLVIGMIIAGLAMGACFSLCMTFFSIRARTHGGSISLSGFGQSIGYLIAAVGPFLVGYLHDLTGSWVSGIIALIIMSILFFIVGYPSAKNKVIEDETHS from the coding sequence ATGGATCAGCCCTATAAAGTACATAGGCTACAAGAAAATTGGGGACTCATGATAGCTATCGTGTTAATTGCATCTACACTACGTGCACCATTAACATCGGTAGGACCAGTCATCGATGAAATTAAAGAAGTGATGCATATTAATAATGGTATTGCAGGTATATTAACAACAATTCCTTTATTAATATTTGCTATCGTTTCACCATTAGTTTCTAAAGTGACTGCTAAATTAACAATGTCACGAACAATCACGTATGCCATGATATTATTAATTGTTGCGCTTATTTTAAGAGTATCAGGGGATTTTACGTTATTTATTGTTGGTACAATATTAATAGGGATAGCTATTGCTTTTGGTAACGTGATGTTACCAAGTTACATTAAATGGTATTTCCCATTACAAATTGGTGTAACGACAGGTATCTATAGTGGTACGATGAATTTTACAGCAGGTGTAGGTGGAGGACTTAGTGTACCTCTATCTGAAATGTCACCGTTAGGCTTTAGGTTATCTTTATCTTTCTGGGTCATTTTAGCAGTACTTGCATTGATCTTATGGCTGCCTAGAGCTAAAAATGGTATCAAACTTGAACAACAAACAGCCGCTGCCACTGAAAAGGAAAATGTTAAAAAAGTAAATATAACAAAATCAAAATTAGCATGGTTAGTCGCTTTAACCATGGGTTTCCAATCTATGGTATTTTATACGGTAGTTGCATGGGTACCATCTATTCTTGTTGATCGTGGACTATCATTTGCCACAGCGGGTTATTTATTAATGCTTAACCAATTTTCACAAGTGCCAATGACATTTACCTTCCCAATTATTGCATCTAAATTGAAAGACCAACGTATTCTAGTTATTATCATTACGATTTTATTCTTAGTTGGTTTCGGACTGTTCTTTACACAATCATTGACATTATTAGTCATTGGTATGATCATTGCCGGACTAGCGATGGGTGCATGTTTCAGCTTATGTATGACTTTCTTTTCAATACGTGCACGTACGCATGGTGGCAGTATTTCATTATCTGGCTTCGGTCAGTCTATCGGTTACTTAATTGCTGCAGTAGGCCCATTCTTAGTAGGTTATCTACATGACCTGACAGGTAGCTGGGTATCTGGTATTATTGCCTTAATTATTATGTCTATATTGTTCTTTATCGTAGGTTATCCATCTGCTAAAAATAAAGTAATTGAAGACGAAACACATAGTTAA
- a CDS encoding lipoate--protein ligase: protein MYLIEPIRNGQYITDGAVALAMQVYVNNHIFLGEDILFPYYCDPKVEIGRFQNTAIEINQDYIEQHDIQVVRRDTGGGAVYVDSGAVNMCCILEQDTSIYGDFQRFYQPAIQALHNLGATDVIQSGRNDLALNGKKVSGAAMTLMNNRIYGGYSLLLDVDYDAMVNVLKPNRKKIESKGIKSVRARVGHLRESLAPQYQHITIEEFKNLMVEQILGIDDINDAKRYILSDEDWAAIDELTAKKYKNWDWNYGRSPRYEYNRSEKLSSGTVDITIAVEHNRIADCRIFGDFFGQGDITEVEAALKGTKMTKEDLSNVLNTLDLTYYFGNITADELVQMIMS from the coding sequence ATGTATTTAATAGAACCTATCCGAAATGGACAATATATTACTGATGGTGCAGTAGCATTAGCGATGCAAGTATATGTTAATAACCATATTTTTTTAGGAGAAGATATACTTTTTCCTTATTATTGTGATCCTAAAGTTGAAATTGGACGTTTTCAAAATACAGCTATTGAAATTAATCAAGATTACATAGAACAACACGATATTCAAGTTGTACGACGAGATACCGGTGGTGGTGCAGTATACGTAGATTCAGGTGCTGTTAATATGTGTTGTATTTTAGAACAAGATACATCAATATATGGAGATTTCCAACGTTTTTACCAGCCTGCGATTCAAGCATTACACAATTTAGGAGCGACAGATGTAATCCAAAGTGGTCGTAATGACTTGGCGTTAAATGGTAAAAAAGTATCAGGTGCTGCAATGACATTAATGAACAATCGTATTTATGGTGGCTATTCATTACTATTAGACGTTGATTATGATGCAATGGTAAATGTCTTAAAGCCAAATCGTAAAAAAATTGAGTCTAAAGGAATTAAGTCTGTACGTGCTCGTGTAGGTCATCTTCGTGAATCGCTAGCGCCTCAATATCAACATATTACAATTGAAGAATTTAAAAACTTGATGGTAGAGCAAATTTTGGGAATTGATGACATCAATGATGCTAAAAGATACATTTTAAGCGATGAAGATTGGGCTGCGATTGATGAATTAACTGCTAAAAAGTATAAAAATTGGGATTGGAATTATGGACGTTCTCCAAGATATGAATATAACCGTAGTGAAAAATTGTCATCAGGTACGGTGGATATTACGATTGCAGTAGAACACAACCGTATTGCAGATTGTCGTATTTTTGGAGATTTCTTTGGACAAGGTGATATTACAGAAGTAGAAGCAGCCTTAAAAGGTACAAAAATGACTAAAGAAGATTTGAGCAACGTCTTGAATACGTTAGATTTAACATATTATTTTGGTAATATTACAGCAGACGAACTCGTTCAAATGATAATGAGTTAG
- a CDS encoding NADH-dependent flavin oxidoreductase has protein sequence MNQFDPLLQPLQLPNGTQVANRFVLSPMTTNSSTKNGHITNEDLRYAARRSNSAGMQVTGAAYIEPYGQLFEYGFNIASDDCIPGLTKMANTMKQDGNVAIIQLAHAGRFSNQAIMNYGKVYGPSPMTLHSPIEHEVIAMTTDKINSVIEDYKAATRRAIEAGFDGVEISIAQRLLIQTFLSTFSNQRTDEYGKATLANRARFGLEVMQAVQEVIDQHAPSDFILGFRATPEETRGSDLGYTIDEFNQYIDWVMDVADIQYLAIASWGRNIYQNTSRTPGKHFGRRVNQIVYEHLNGRLPLIASGGINSPESALDALQNADMVGMSSPFVTEPDFVHKLADHRPQDIDLKFTMAELEDLAIPEAAFKDIVQMMDYGEGLERQTRDELRKLQANYDD, from the coding sequence ATGAATCAATTCGACCCATTATTACAACCACTACAATTACCTAATGGTACGCAAGTAGCTAACCGTTTCGTCTTATCACCAATGACTACCAATTCTTCTACTAAAAATGGTCATATTACTAATGAAGATTTACGTTATGCTGCTAGACGGTCAAATAGTGCAGGTATGCAAGTAACAGGAGCTGCATATATAGAACCTTATGGTCAATTATTTGAATATGGCTTTAACATTGCTAGCGATGATTGTATCCCTGGATTAACAAAGATGGCCAATACAATGAAGCAAGATGGTAATGTTGCTATTATTCAACTCGCACATGCTGGCCGTTTTTCTAACCAAGCCATTATGAACTACGGTAAAGTGTATGGTCCAAGTCCTATGACGTTACATTCTCCTATTGAACATGAAGTTATTGCTATGACAACAGATAAAATTAACAGCGTCATTGAAGATTATAAAGCAGCAACACGGCGTGCCATTGAAGCTGGTTTTGATGGGGTTGAAATTTCTATCGCCCAGCGTTTATTAATTCAAACGTTCTTATCTACGTTTTCAAATCAACGTACAGATGAATATGGCAAAGCTACGTTAGCCAATCGTGCGCGCTTTGGTTTAGAAGTCATGCAAGCCGTCCAAGAAGTCATTGATCAACATGCACCTTCAGATTTCATCTTAGGGTTTAGAGCTACGCCTGAAGAAACTCGCGGCAGTGATTTAGGTTATACCATCGATGAATTCAACCAATATATTGATTGGGTTATGGATGTAGCCGACATTCAGTATTTAGCTATTGCAAGTTGGGGACGCAATATATATCAAAATACAAGTCGTACACCCGGCAAGCATTTTGGTCGCCGGGTGAATCAAATTGTCTACGAACACTTAAATGGACGTCTACCACTTATTGCTAGTGGTGGTATTAACTCTCCCGAATCAGCATTAGATGCACTACAAAATGCTGATATGGTAGGCATGTCTTCTCCATTTGTCACCGAACCAGATTTTGTCCATAAATTAGCTGACCATCGACCTCAAGATATCGACCTCAAATTTACGATGGCCGAACTAGAAGACTTAGCTATCCCTGAAGCTGCCTTTAAAGATATCGTTCAGATGATGGACTATGGCGAAGGATTAGAACGCCAAACAAGAGATGAACTTCGTAAGTTACAAGCTAATTATGACGACTAA
- a CDS encoding glycine cleavage system protein H — protein MKKLANYLWVEKVGDLYVFSMTPELQDDIGTVGYVEFVSPDEVKVDDEIVSIEASKTVIDVQTPLAGTIVERNTKAEEEPAILNSEKPEQNWLFKLDDVDKEAFNALPEA, from the coding sequence ATGAAAAAATTAGCAAATTATTTATGGGTAGAAAAAGTTGGAGATTTATATGTGTTTAGTATGACACCAGAATTACAAGATGATATTGGTACGGTTGGGTATGTAGAATTTGTTAGTCCTGACGAAGTTAAAGTCGATGATGAAATTGTTAGTATTGAAGCATCAAAAACTGTTATCGATGTACAAACACCATTAGCTGGTACGATTGTGGAACGTAACACTAAAGCTGAAGAAGAACCAGCAATTTTAAATTCTGAAAAACCTGAACAAAATTGGTTGTTTAAATTAGATGATGTCGATAAAGAAGCTTTCAACGCCTTACCGGAGGCATAA